From Brassica oleracea var. oleracea cultivar TO1000 chromosome C3, BOL, whole genome shotgun sequence, a single genomic window includes:
- the LOC106333096 gene encoding protein RADIALIS-like 3 encodes MASNSMSSNASWTRKENKLFERALAIYDQDTPDRWHNVARAVGGKSAEEVRRHYELLIRDVNDIESGRYPQPTYRSNGN; translated from the coding sequence ATGGCTTCCAACTCCATGAGTTCTAACGCGTCTTGGACACGTAAGGAGAACAAACTATTTGAAAGGGCTTTGGCTATATATGACCAGGACACTCCTGACCGCTGGCATAACGTTGCTAGAGCAGTTGGTGGGAAATCAGCTGAAGAAGTAAGGCGACACTACGAGCTACTCATTAGGGATGTCAATGACATCGAGTCAGGGCGTTATCCACAGCCTACTTACCGTTCGAATGGAAACTGA
- the LOC106330976 gene encoding uncharacterized protein LOC106330976 translates to MEESKIIFQEDKLLSGQVKLKEDEYLPKECFITNLRIETKESTTRKDILSTFFGEEIYLHLFVIIHFEWRGIREVKQCPKQRRRKKGADVVDKIHRRDLPKIWNMSTCITTHIIKI, encoded by the exons ATGGAAGAATCTAAAATAATATTCCAAGAAGACAAGTTGTTGAGTGGGCAAGTGAAGTTGAAAGAAGATGAGTATCTGCCGAAAGAATGTTTTATCACAAACCTTAGAATAGAGACCAAAGAGAGTACTACGAGAAAAGATATTTTATCAACTTTTTTTGGAGAAGAAATATATCTTCATCTTTTTGTTATTATACATTT TGAATGGAGAGGAATAAGAGAAGTTAAACAATGTCCAAAACAAAGGAGGCGTAAGAAAGGCGCAGATGTCGTCGATAAGATTCATCGACGAGATCTTCCCAAGATTTGGAATATGTCTACCTGCATTACCACCCACATCATAAAAATATAA
- the LOC106331290 gene encoding U-box domain-containing protein 5-like, translating to MGIDTTQRIEEMSYSFKMHASICLALKNLVDRVMKIFPEIEAARPGSTTGIQTLCLLNKALEKAKLLLQYCSESSKLYMAVTGDAILSRGSRSKKLLEQSLSDIRTMVPTALSIKILEVLQDLKSTELSLESSEEEAGKAIRELMRRSTSSSVSSDEIRDFHFAALKLQLSTPEAVVVERRSLKSLYGKLGECEGNKRQILKYLLCLLKKHEKIIWSDHKEISLRQQHSVDDSVSASVAEAGCSEEHNSDTLPEQFKCPLSLTVMYDPVIISSGHTFERMSIQRWFDLGNDTCPISKRVLDDFTLQSNVAMKDQISKWCKKHGLDVQDPAMKHTENASQNLDFSIASFTSSLYNIPDLSCFTSRDFSSSFSTDSPSYSRMSRGGYFMPMQTIASESGTEVTDSTHHSEVEIEPLCELSKLPWDAQVKDVQDVRSLFEKDSRAVRSVSPSKFLEPLITFLKNAHERNGTEGDVVKCGLDLLLTFLSGNRKAIESLKEDLFEMLCVFLGSELVAEEALNVLEVLSNHPQSLSKITSTSSLSSLLKIAESGAQHLQEQAMITLKNLSATNEICAEMVSLGFVHKLTSFLQQNVFSKHSIIMLKNLCNTEKGRVCVTETPGCLASIADLLDSNVSEELENAISILLQLCVEKIDYCYLLVREGLNIYSSLLLISNNGTEEAKVGASELLRALEEVVEEEEESSTPQEEATTSQVVVAPVTYQEPVVTAPSPKKSGLFGLRFILKKKKIKS from the exons ATGGGAATTGACACCACTCAACGTATAGAGGAGATGTCTTACTCCTTCAAG ATGCACGCTTCCATCTGCTTAGCCTTGAAGAACTTAGTTGATAGAGTTATGAAAATCTTTCCTGAAATAGAAGCTGCTAGACCTGGATCTACCACAGGGATACAGACTCTATGTTTGCTCAACAAAGCTCTGGAGAAAGCTAAGCTGCTTCTTCAGTACTGCAGTGAATCCAGTAAACTCTACATG GCAGTAACAGGGGATGCTATACTCTCAAGAGGTTCTAGATCCAAAAAGTTATTAGAACAAAGCTTATCTGATATCAGAACCATGGTACCTACTGCTTTGTCTATCAAG ATACTTGAGGTACTCCAAGATCTTAAGTCAACAGAGTTGTCTCTAGAATCATCTGAAGAAGAAGCTGGGAAAGCTATCAGGGAACTGATGAGACGGAGCACATCTTCTTCTGTGTCTTCTGATGAGATAAGAGATTTTCATTTTGCAGCACTAAAGCTCCAGCTTTCAACACCTGAAGCCGTTGTGGTAGAGAGAAGATCATTAAAGTCGCTTTATGGGAAGCTAGGAGAGTGTGAAGGGAACAAGAGACAGATTCTGAAGTATCTCCTCTGCCTCCTGAAGAAGCATGAGAAAATCATTTGGAGTGATCACAAAGAGATCTCTCTCAGACAGCAACACTCTGTGGATGATTCTGTGTCTGCTAGTGTTGCAGAAGCCGGGTGTTCTGAGGAACACAACAGTGATACACTTCCTGAACAGTTCAAGTGTCCTCTCTCTCTTACTGTCATGTATGATCCTGTCATCATCTCCTCAGGCCACACGTTTGAGAGGATGTCGATTCAGAGATGGTTTGATTTAGGTAATGACACATGTCCTATATCAAAAAGGGTACTAGATGATTTCACATTGCAGTCCAATGTAGCGATGAAGGATCAGATATCAAAATGGTGCAAGAAGCACGGTCTTGATGTTCAAGATCCAGCAATGAAGCACACAGAGAACGCTTCACAGAATCTTGACTTCTCCATTGCTAGTTTTACAAGTTCTCTGTACAATATACCAGACCTCAGCTGCTTCACGAGTAGGGACTTCAGCTCTAGCTTCTCCACTGATTCGCCATCATACTCTAGGATGTCCAGGGGTGGCTACTTCATGCCAATGCAGACGATAGCTTCTGAGTCAGGAACTGAAGTCACAGATTCTACTCATCACAGTGAGGTGGAGATAGAGCCTTTGTGTGAACTCAGTAAGCTTCCATGGGATGCTCAGGTCAAGGATGTTCAAGATGTGAGAAGTCTTTTTGAGAAAGATTCTAGGGCTGTTCGGTCTGTGTCACCTAGTAAGTTTCTTGAGCCGCTTATCACATTCTTGAAGAACGCTCATGAGAGAAATGGCACTGAGGGAGACGTAGTAAAGTGTGGTTTGGATTTGTTATTGACTTTCCTCAGTGGAAACAGGAAGGCTATAGAGAGCTTGAAAGAAGACTTGTTTGAAATGTTGTGTGTCTTTCTTGGGTCAGAGTTAGTAGCTGAAGAAGCTCTAAACGTACTTGAGGTTCTCTCTAATCATCCACAGAGTCTCTCAAAGATAACTTCAACAAGCTCTCTCTCTTCCCTTTTGAAGATAGCTGAGTCTGGAGCACAACATCTTCAAGAACAAGCTATGATCACACTCAAGAACCTCTCTGCAACCAATGAGATTTGTGCGGAAATGGTCTCTCTCGGTTTTGTCCATAAGCTCACATCTTTCTTGCAACAAAACGTTTTCAGCAAACATTCAATCATCATGCTGAAGAATCTCTGCAACACTGAGAAAGGTAGGGTTTGTGTAACTGAGACCCCTGGTTGTTTAGCTTCAATAGCTGATTTACTGGACTCAAATGTTTCTGAGGAGCTAGAGAATGCGATCTCCATCCTCCTCCAGCTCTGCGTGGAGAAGATAGACTATTGTTATCTTTTGGTGAGAGAAGGCCTTAATATTTACTCATCTCTTCTCTTGATATCCAACAATGGAACCGAGGAAGCTAAGGTGGGTGCATCTGAGTTGCTTAGAGCTCTTGAAGAAGTAGTAGAAGAAGAAGAAGAATCCTCCACACCACAAGAAGAAGCAACTACTTCACAGGTTGTTGTTGCTCCAGTTACGTATCAGGAACCTGTAGTAACAGCACCATCTCCAAAGAAGTCTGGTCTTTTTGGGCTCAGATTCATTCTCAAGAAGAAGAAGATAAAATCATAA
- the LOC106331294 gene encoding transcription factor BEE 2 isoform X1, producing the protein MDYFSPHTYNSSLSFSLVLNPKGKDKSFKFLYLLYMDLSVLERVKWLQQQQMVSPDFFEILGSDGREELKRVESYLGNNNDELQSFRHYETIDGCISRTSSFQIEQVKNNEENRVIALQHKRKTEGKTEKIENKKKKKIKTEDETESSMKGKSNMSNSETSSEIQKRDYIHVRARRGEATDRHSLAERARREKLSKKMKCLQDIVPGCNKVTGKAGMLDEIINYVQSLQQQVEFLSMKLSVLNPELEYHINELSTKQFQACFTDLPEAVSKQLMMVDASSFPLQHQESLDYSVINSIQTTTLGSKDQTSSGWEIHSQSLYNNLRTDSVSSFFSLE; encoded by the exons ATGGATTACTTTTCTCCCCACACATATAACTCGAGTCTATCTTTCTCTCTAGTTTTAAACCCCAAAGGAAAAGATAAGAGCTTTAAGTTTCTTTACCTTCTCTACATGGACTTGTCTGTACTTGAAAGAGTTAAATGGCTGCAGCAGCAACAAATGGTCTCACCTGATTTTTTTGAGATACTTGGCTCAGATGGGAGAGAAGAGCTCAAAAGGGTTGAGAGTTATTTGGGAAACAATAATGATGAGTTGCAGAGTTTCAGACATTATGAAACTATTGATGGCTGCATCTCCAGGACAAGTAGCTTCCAAATTGAGCAAGTGAAGAACAATGAAGAAAACAGAGTCATTGCCTTGCAGCACAAGAGAAAAACAGAG GGTAAGACAGAAAAGATAGAGAACAAGAAGAAGAAGAAGATCAAAACAGAGGATGAAACAGAGTCAAGCATGAAAGGGAAATCAAACATGAGCAACTCAGAGACATCCTCAGAGATTCAGAAGCGAGACTACATCCATGTGAGAGCTAGAAGAGGTGAAGCCACAGACAGACATAGCTTAGCAGAAAGG GCAAGGAGAGAAAAGTTAAGCAAGAAGATGAAATGTCTACAAGACATTGTTCCTGGATGCAACAAAGTTACCGGTAAAGCCGGTATGCTTGATGAGATCATCAACTATGTCCAATCTCTGCAACAACAAGTCGAGTTCTTGTCTATGAAACTCTCTGTCTTAAATCCAGAGCTCGAGTATCACATCAATGAATTATCCACCAAACAG TTTCAGGCTTGCTTCACTGATCTACCAGAAGCCGTCTCGAAGCAGTTAATGATGGTGGATGCAAGTTCTTTTCCATTACAACATCAAGAATCTCTAGATTACTCTGTCATAAACTCAATCCAAACCACAACTCTCGGCTCT AAAGATCAAACATCTTCAGGCTGGGAAATTCACTCACAATCTCTTTACAACAACTTGAGAACCGATTCAGTTTCAAGTTTCTTCAGCCTCGAGTAA
- the LOC106331294 gene encoding transcription factor BEE 2 isoform X2, whose amino-acid sequence MDYFSPHTYNSSLSFSLVLNPKGKDKSFKFLYLLYMDLSVLERVKWLQQQQMVSPDFFEILGSDGREELKRVESYLGNNNDELQSFRHYETIDGCISRTSSFQIEQVKNNEENRVIALQHKRKTEGKTEKIENKKKKKIKTEDETESSMKGKSNMSNSETSSEIQKRDYIHVRARRGEATDRHSLAERARREKLSKKMKCLQDIVPGCNKVTGKAGMLDEIINYVQSLQQQVEFLSMKLSVLNPELEYHINELSTKQACFTDLPEAVSKQLMMVDASSFPLQHQESLDYSVINSIQTTTLGSKDQTSSGWEIHSQSLYNNLRTDSVSSFFSLE is encoded by the exons ATGGATTACTTTTCTCCCCACACATATAACTCGAGTCTATCTTTCTCTCTAGTTTTAAACCCCAAAGGAAAAGATAAGAGCTTTAAGTTTCTTTACCTTCTCTACATGGACTTGTCTGTACTTGAAAGAGTTAAATGGCTGCAGCAGCAACAAATGGTCTCACCTGATTTTTTTGAGATACTTGGCTCAGATGGGAGAGAAGAGCTCAAAAGGGTTGAGAGTTATTTGGGAAACAATAATGATGAGTTGCAGAGTTTCAGACATTATGAAACTATTGATGGCTGCATCTCCAGGACAAGTAGCTTCCAAATTGAGCAAGTGAAGAACAATGAAGAAAACAGAGTCATTGCCTTGCAGCACAAGAGAAAAACAGAG GGTAAGACAGAAAAGATAGAGAACAAGAAGAAGAAGAAGATCAAAACAGAGGATGAAACAGAGTCAAGCATGAAAGGGAAATCAAACATGAGCAACTCAGAGACATCCTCAGAGATTCAGAAGCGAGACTACATCCATGTGAGAGCTAGAAGAGGTGAAGCCACAGACAGACATAGCTTAGCAGAAAGG GCAAGGAGAGAAAAGTTAAGCAAGAAGATGAAATGTCTACAAGACATTGTTCCTGGATGCAACAAAGTTACCGGTAAAGCCGGTATGCTTGATGAGATCATCAACTATGTCCAATCTCTGCAACAACAAGTCGAGTTCTTGTCTATGAAACTCTCTGTCTTAAATCCAGAGCTCGAGTATCACATCAATGAATTATCCACCAAACAG GCTTGCTTCACTGATCTACCAGAAGCCGTCTCGAAGCAGTTAATGATGGTGGATGCAAGTTCTTTTCCATTACAACATCAAGAATCTCTAGATTACTCTGTCATAAACTCAATCCAAACCACAACTCTCGGCTCT AAAGATCAAACATCTTCAGGCTGGGAAATTCACTCACAATCTCTTTACAACAACTTGAGAACCGATTCAGTTTCAAGTTTCTTCAGCCTCGAGTAA
- the LOC106331296 gene encoding uncharacterized protein LOC106331296, with translation MQMLRSFSTRTRSRRGAYERVSDDSTFSLLGAKLRRSTSVPYYAPSIKLGAGGAPTILEEIPRQKSKKVKPTSKFSHPIFSFLYGKKKKSTTRKPEFSRYLEYLKEGGMWDARSNAPVIYYK, from the coding sequence ATGCAAATGCTAAGAAGCTTTAGCACTAGGACAAGAAGCCGTCGTGGAGCCTACGAGCGAGTAAGTGATGATTCAACTTTCAGCTTACTCGGAGCCAAGCTAAGAAGATCGACAAGTGTTCCTTACTACGCTCCATCTATAAAGCTTGGTGCCGGTGGTGCTCCAACCATCCTCGAGGAAATTCCTCGTCAAAAATCCAAGAAAGTCAAACCAACAAGCAAATTTAGCCACCCTATCTTTAGCTTTTTATACGGAAAGAAGAAGAAGTCAACGACTAGGAAGCCTGAGTTTTCTAGGTATCTTGAGTATTTGAAAGAAGGTGGCATGTGGGATGCTAGATCTAATGCTCCTGTTATTTATTACAAGTAG
- the LOC106331293 gene encoding salicylate carboxymethyltransferase-like encodes MEKRELEREFHMTGYARNSSVQKKSSDNAKHITLETVQQLYKETRPKSLGIADLGCSSGPNTLSTIRDIIKTVEIAHHRELPNQPLPEFSIFLNDLPQNDFNSIFKTLPDFHMELKRGTKNDVCPAIFIAACPGSFYGRLFPEKTIHFIYSSFSLHWLSKVPPGLFDHQGKSINKGCINICSSSPEAVSKAYYSQFKEDFSMFLRSRSKEVVAAGRMVLIILEREGPDHVDRGMSFTWEILARAIADLVAQGETEEEKLDSYETQFYAASAAEIEGEVNNEGSFELEKLEIMEVEKKDNEDGMSSSELAAKTIRAVQESMLAPHFGEEILNKLFDTYGRMFDEELAKEDIRPITFVVVLRRKQ; translated from the exons ATGGAGAAGAGGGAACTAGAAAGAGAGTTTCACATGACAGGCTATGCCAGAAACTCTTCCGTCCAG AAAAAATCCTCTGATAATGCAAAGCACATAACACTAGAGACAGTGCAACAACTCTACAAAGAGACAAGACCCAAGAGTTTAGGAATAGCTGACCTAGGATGTTCTTCAGGACCAAACACTCTTTCCACCATTAGAGACATAATCAAAACCGTGGAAATTGCTCACCACCGTGAGTTACCAAACCAGCCCTTGCCGGAATTCAGCATCTTCCTTAATGATCTCCCTCAAAATGACTTCAACTCTATATTCAAGACCTTGCCTGACTTTCACATGGAGCTCAAGAGAGGTACCAAGAATGATGTTTGCCCTGCAATTTTCATTGCAGCTTGTCCTGGATCATTCTATGGAAGGCTCTTCCCTGAGAAAACCATCCACTTCATCTATTCCTCTTTCAGCTTACACTGGCTTTCCAAG GTTCCTCCAGGTTTGTTTGACCATCAAGGCAAGTCCATAAACAAAGGTTGTATTAACATCTGCTCCTCGAGCCCTGAAGCTGTTTCCAAAGCTTACTACAGCCAGTTCAAGGAAGACTTCTCCATGTTTCTCCGGTCTCGATCAAAAGAGGTGGTTGCTGCAGGCAGAATGGTGCTCATAATACTCGAAAGAGAAGGTCCTGATCATGTTGATAGAGGAATGTCTTTCACCTGGGAAATTCTGGCAAGAGCCATAGCAGATCTTGTCGCACAG GGAGAAACTGAGGAGGAGAAGCTCGATTCTTACGAGACGCAGTTTTACGCTGCGAGTGCTGCTGAGATAGAAGGTGAAGTGAACAATGAAGGGTCTTTCGAATTAGAAAAGTTAGAGATAATGGAAGTGGAAAAGAAAGACAACGAGGATGGCATGAGTTCCAGTGAGCTGGCTGCAAAGACGATAAGAGCGGTCCAAGAGTCAATGCTTGCTCCACACTTCGGAGAAGAGATTTTGAACAAGCTGTTTGATACTTATGGTAGAATGTTTGACGAGGAGTTGGCTAAGGAAGACATAAGACCCATCACATTTGTTGTTGTCTTGAGAAGGAAACAATGA